One Vitis vinifera cultivar Pinot Noir 40024 chromosome 8, ASM3070453v1 genomic window carries:
- the LOC109122987 gene encoding uncharacterized protein LOC109122987 has translation MNNIVEYEAYILGLKTALELGIIQIEVFGDSNLVLRHIQGHWKTRDVKLWPYHAYLELLVWRFDDLSNKHLPRTQNQFFDVLATLASMIDIPTDTVVRPLLIESRSVPAYCCLIDEAELDDGLPWYHDIYQFLRLGIYHEVTTTKDKRALRQLVT, from the coding sequence ATGaacaatattgttgagtatgaggcctACATCTTGGGATTAAAGACAGCTCTTGAGCTCGGGATCATACAGAtagaggtgtttggtgactccaatttgGTGTTGAGACATATTCAAGGCCattggaagactagagatgtgaagctttgGCCTTACCATGCATACTTAGAGCTACTGGTttggagatttgatgatttgagtaATAAACATCTGCCTAGAACGCAAAACCAGTTTTTTGATGtcttagctactctagcttccatgattgatattcctACTGACACCGTTGTTCGCCCTTTACTAATTGAGTCGAGATCAGTTCCTgcctattgttgtttgattgatgaGGCAGAGTTGGATGATGGTTTGccttggtaccatgacatatatcaGTTTCTGAGACTTGGCATATATCATGAGGTCACCACgaccaaggataagagagcctTGAGACAATTGGTCACTTGA